In one window of Drosophila innubila isolate TH190305 chromosome 2L unlocalized genomic scaffold, UK_Dinn_1.0 4_B_2L, whole genome shotgun sequence DNA:
- the LOC117781201 gene encoding sialin-like, whose translation MKLKYLEQFSEMGLETPANGSIFGEFLPARFLFAILANIGMAIVYGLKVNLSVTMVAMLNHTAIVGNKTEDTQSGQCDPPDGQSTTKPEDGPFDWSEPLQGMLLGCYFWGYLVSQIPLAYLAENYSAKWVFFFSVVLNVVCTILTPPLTKLHYAGLLTMRVLEGIAGGASFPAMHIMIANWAPQTERMLIATIIYVGTSAGTASSILMSGLVSNKYGWEWVFYTMGGLSCIWIPLWIILIQDDPNKQRFISPEERDMINTSLGHLEGAKEHPALPIAKVLKSIPFLAILISHTCHNFGWYMFLIEIPFYMKQVLKFNVSSNAALSALPYIPYMIFSILLGKILDHLQNEGKINRTVARKIANTFCTLVPAAALTGLCFIGCRHYFAVALMCIGIVAMGAAYSGFLSSHMDIAPKYAGMLMGMTNTVATIPGITVAQLVGFITEGNQTIAAWRTIFSIAIVFFLIEFIVYTIFGSGEKQDWNDG comes from the exons atgaaattaaaatatttagagcaATTTTCGGAAATGGGTTTGGAAACGCCCGCAAATGGCAGCATATTTGGTG aatttttaccCGCAcggtttttatttgcaatactCGCGAACATCGGTATGGCCATTGTGTATGGTCTGAAAGTAAATCTGAGCGTTACAATGGTCGCAATGCTCAATCATACAGCTATAGTGGGTAATAAAACAGAAGATACTCAGTCCGGACAGTGTGATCCACCAGATGGACAATCTACAACTAAACCTGAG GATGGACCCTTTGACTGGAGTGAGCCACTGCAGGGCATGCTCTTAGGCTGTTACTTTTGGGGCTATCTTGTCTCACAGATTCCATTGGCCTACCTGGCTGAGAATTATTCAGCCAAGTGGGTTTTCTTCTTCTCGGTAGTATTGAATGTGGTTTGTACGATTTTGACGCCTCCATTGACCAAACTACATTATGCGGGATTGCTGACAATGCGTGTCCTCGAGGGAATTGCTGGAGGGGCCTCATTCCCAGCCATGCATATCATGATTGCCAATTGGGCGCCACAAACTGAACGCATGTTGATTGCCACGATTATCTATGTTGGAACATCTGCGGGCACAGCATCCTCGATATTAATGTCCGGTTTGGTGAGCAATAAATATGGCTGGGAATGGGTTTTTTATACAATGGGCGGACTAAGTTGTATTTGGATACCATTATGGATTATATTGATTCAGGATGATCCAAATAAACAGCGTTTTATTAGTCCCGAAGAGCGTGACATGATCAACACCTCGTTGGGCCACCTCGAAGGGGCTAAAGAACATCCAGCGTTGCCGATAGCCAAGGTCCTCAAATCTATACCATTTTTGGCTATCCTGATTTCTCACACTTGCCACAACTTTGGCTGGTATATGTTCCTCATCGAGATTCCGTTTTACATGAAGCAGGTGCTGAAATTCAATGTGTCCAGTAATGCGGCTCTCAGTGCTCTACCCTATATACCCTACATGATATTTAGTATTCTGCTTGGCAAAATTTTGGATCATTTGCAAAATGAag GGAAGATTAATAGAACGGTTGCCCGGAAAATTGCGAACACCTTTTGCACATTGGTTCCTGCAGCAGCTTTGACTGGACTGTGCTTTATTGGCTGTCGGCATTATTTTGCTGTAGCTCTTATGTGCATTGGTATTGTCGCAATGGGCGCTGCGTATTCCGGTTTTCTTTCTAGTCACATGGACATTGCTCCAAAATATGCTGGCATGCTGATGGGCATGACAAACACGGTTGCCACAATACCGGGTATTACCGTTGCCCAGCTGGTAGGATTCATAACCGAGGGAAAT CAAACCATAGCAGCTTGGCGAACTATCTTCAGTATTgcgattgttttttttctcattgaGTTTATAGTCTACACCATATTTGGATCGGGTGAAAAGCAAGACTGGAACGATGGCTAA
- the LOC117780941 gene encoding TBC1 domain family member 23, which translates to MEENMWIIELESALLDDCNVNDVYSICQGKPLPEALRPDVWQVCLDVRHKSDQMSLFNEIYDLPFQNQLREDCKRYVERMGNDEEDKVSVVSDLESIMTFYCKNRNLQYEAENGWIELLLPLFALKLNRSDTFNLFESIRDTYIPKGCKPKGNVFHVFRLLLLYHDPELCTVLDTKKITPDLYSLTWFQSLFASCSSLSVIIAMWDLYFQNADPFMVFFLALIILINGREQIMALKTASKEEILKFLINMPCALEVDDVPDFCSLAQYYALKTPTSFKTDYLKALYGKQNDTPRSQEESNKVSQALCLPVSVYELVENSATEFPVQDAVRFFLVDCRPAEQYNAGHLSTAFHLDCNLMLQEPVAFATAVQGLLTAQKQAIEVNSNAGGEHLCFMGSGRVEEDQYTHMVVASFLQKNTHYVSLLTGGYTSIHDYFGDHMADCLEDHSVNKCLVCQQHNVKQTKPVPLKPSATTPSSSDLFSKFSAAMKSKSAEVKGRLLDIIVNPSSNGASSGASNIGAQSMPAQERHVSAKERNGKRYRNVAPVFSIDDENEEAYDGADRDAPQATGETKEIVNLNQYFKTAEIINAFKCQDVHMNGYMYDSHLIITPTQLVVLRELGGGQAQIMVRRPLASIVKITAKKRHRNLITFKYGFPDGDGLLITDMDRFLIPNATEATAVVSKHIVQVLDNAK; encoded by the exons ATGGAGGAGAATATGTG GATAATTGAGCTGGAGTCGGCGCTCTTGGACGACTGCAATGTGAATGACGTTTATAGCATTTGTCAGGGGAAACCTTTGCCGGAGGCACTGCGTCCCGATGTGTGGCAAGTGTGCCTCGATGTGAGGCACAAAAGTGATCAAATGTCGCTCTTTAATGAAATCTACGATCTGCCATTTCAAAATCAACTGCGTGAGGATTGCAAGCGCTATGTGGAACGCATGGGTAACGATGAGGAAGACAAAGTGTCTGTTGTCTCTGATCTGGAATCGATTATGACATTCTACTGCAAGAATCGCAATCTTCAATACGAAGCGGAAAATGGTTGGATTGAActattgttgccattgtttgCTCTCAAGTTGAATCGTTCGGACACCTTTAATCTATTTGAATCCATAAGGGATACATACATACCCAAAGGGTGCAAGCCCAAGGGTAATGTCTTCCATGTATTTCGTTTGCTGTTGCTCTATCATGATCCGGAGCTGTGTACGGTGCTAGATACCAAGAAAATCACACCAGATCTTTATTCATTGACATGGTTCCAGTCGCTTTTTGCCTCCTGCAGCAGCCTCTCTGTGATTATTGCAATGTGGGATCTGTATTTTCAGAATGCAGATCcatttatggttttttttctgGCGCTCATTATACTTATCAATGGCCGCGAGCAGATTATGGCACTAAAGACAGCGTCCAAGGAGGAAATTCTCAAGTTTCTAATCAATATGCCATGCGCTTTGGAAGTGGACGATGTGCCAGATTTTTGTTCATTGGCCCAGTACTATGCCCTGAAGACACCCACATCGTTCAAGACGGATTACCTTAAGGCGCTCTATGGCAAACAGAATGATACGCCACGTAGCCAGGAGGAGTCCAATAAAGTATCCCAGGCGTTGTGCCTGCCCGTCTCCGTCTATGAGCTTGTGGAGAATTCAGCCACTGAATTTCCAGTTCAGGATGCGGTACGCTTCTTCCTTGTGGACTGTCGTCCAGCCGAACAATACAATGCTGGTCATTTGTCAACGGCATTTCATCTGGATTGCAATTTGATGCTGCAGGAACCTGTGGCCTTTGCAACCGCCGTCCAAGGATTGCTCACAGCACAGAAGCAGGCCATTGAGGTGAATTCAAATGCGGGTGGCGAGCACTTGTGCTTCATGGGCAGCGGACGTGTCGAGGAGGATCAGTATACGCACATGGTGGTAGCCTCATTCCTGCAAAAGAACACACACTACGTGTCCTTGCTCACTGGTGGCTACACATCCATCCATGATTACTTTGGTGATCACATGGCCGACTGTCTGGAGGATCATAGTGTGAACAAATGTCTCGTCTGTCAGCAGCATAATGTCAAGCAG ACAAAGCCTGTGCCGCTCAAGCCGTCAGCAACGACGCCGTCCTCATCGGATCTGTTCAGCAAATTCTCTGCAGCAATGAAATCCAAATCAGCTGAGGTCAAAGGCAGATTGCTTGACATTATTGTGAATCCCAGTTCAAATGGTGCATCCAGCGGCGCTTCCAACATTGGAGCACAATCAATGCCCGCCCAGGAGCGTCATGTCAGCGCCAAGGAGCGCAATGGCAAGCGCTATCGCAATGTGGCGCCCGTCTTCAGCATCGATGATGAGAATGAGGAAGCCTACGATGGTGCTGATCGGGATGCGCCTCAGGCAACTGGCGAGACAAAGGAAATTGTCAAtctaaatcaatattttaagaCGGCGGAGATAATCAATGCATTCAAGTGTCAGGATGTCCATATGAATGGCTATATGTACGATAGCCATTTGATTATAACGCCAACACAACTTGTGGTGCTACGTGAACTGGGCGGTGGTCAGGCGCAGATTATGGTACGACGACCATTGGCCAGCATTGTGAAGATTACAGCCAAGAAACGACATCGCAATTTGATAACTTTCAAGTATGGTTTTCCCGATGGAGATGGTCTACTCATCACCGACATGGATCGATTTCTTATACCAAATGCCACAGAGGCCACCGCAGTCGTCTCCAAGCACATTGTCCAGGTGCTCGACAATGCTAAATAA
- the LOC117779747 gene encoding uncharacterized protein LOC117779747, with protein sequence MQLPAPATGHSMLMGLLLLLVGLAAAVPASVLAQNTELSTNANNKQQQQQQQFQQRELPAVSRITNKSKTFGGFSKVPTADKKSSPEIVPASFSNSPPARSIPNEQPQPQQQQQPQAGLYALPSNDEILAAVAAAASSSQQQLQSDPTALEEAVASSTMRKRGINYEYNPYMTVTGNDFGSDVPSGIWADDYEPTAPVNYNYNNEREVQDTDEYVPERHVNSATGSRNKAYDNLQNLLNAEAYLESIPLSVPLNYANRNYNLDERNKRGIYYNLANNGAYSAPAENTNLNKYRRFGDMRLKRDTTKLTPADMLALVALVEAGERARQETDVDAGVSLPLVDTEDVSYVHAGSWLDAPTPQQQTPSLVDYYGIPVEAQVVPKYEYVPRPQKYIGRNSRFGSSKRFMVAKKKRSVNQSQFINEPVGERGPNYYGEKFF encoded by the exons ATGCAACTGCCAGCGCCTGCAACTGGACATAGCATGCTTATGGGCCTGCTCTTATTGCTTGTTGGCCTGGCCGCAGCCGTGCCAGCATCTGTTTTGGCCCAAAACACTGAGTTGTCCACCAATGCgaacaacaagcagcagcagcaacaacaacagtttcaGCAAAGGGAATTGCCGGCAG TAAGCAGAATTACGAATAAGag TAAAACGTTCGGAGGATTCAGCAAGGTGCCAACAGCAGATAAAAAGTCAAGTCCGGAAATTGTGCCAGCTTCTTTTAGTAATTCACCACCCGCCAGGAGCATCCCGAATGagcaaccacaaccacaacaacaacaacaaccacaagctGGTCTCTATGCCTTGCCCAGTAATGATGAGATCCTGGCTGCCGTCGCTGCTGCCGCTTCCagcagccaacaacaattgcagagTGATCCTACAGCTTTGGAGGAGGCAGTGGCCAGTTCCACAATGCGCAAGCGTGGGATCAACTATGAGTATAATCCTTATATGACTGTGACTGGCAATGATTTTGGTAGCGATGTTCCGAGCGGTATTTGGGCAGATGATTATGAGCCCACTGCCCCTGTTAACTACAATTACAACAATGAGCGAGAAGTGCAGGATACAGATGAATATGTGCCAGAGCGACATG TGAACAGTGCCACAGGCAGTCGCAATAAAGCCTATGACAATCTGCAGAATTTGCTCAATGCCGAGGCCTATTTGGAGAGCATACCCCTCTCGGTGCCCCTAAACTATGCCAATCGCAATTACAATCTGGATGAGCGAAACAAACGTGGCATTTACtacaacttggccaacaatgGTGCCTACAGCGCTCCGGCCGAGAATACGAATCTAAACAAGTATCGACGTTTCGGCGATATGCG CCTTAAACGCGACACCACTAAACTGACTCCAGCTGATATGTTAGCACTTGTTGCTCTGGTCGAAGCCGGAGAGCGTGCTCGCCAGGAAACCGATGTGGATGCCGGAGTCTCCTTGCCTTTGGTCGATACTGAGGATGTGAGCTATGTGCATGCAGGCAGCTGGTTGGATGCACCgacaccacaacaacagacacCGTCATTGGTTGACTACTATGGCATTCCAGTCGAAGCGCAGGTGGTGCCCAAGTACGAAtatgtgccacgcccacagaaATACATAGGCCGCAATAGCC GATTCGGCTCCTCTAAGCGTTTCATGGTCGCCAAGAAGAAGCGTTCCGTGAACCAGAGCCAGTTCATAAACGAACCAGTTGGTGAACGAGGACCCAACTATTATggagaaaagtttttttaa
- the LOC117781200 gene encoding sialin-like has protein sequence MAEEVPARGSILGKLVPARYVLAILGSIGMAIVYGLKVNLSVAMVAMVNHTAIHLMQEEGVKHTISNVSTIAQNVVEECHPPGDVSNVTVKVENGPFNWSEPLQGTLLSCYFWGYLVSQIPLAHVAENFSAKWVMLFSVAINVICTLLTPVFTSAHYGGLIVMRVLEGIGGGASFPAMHVMIASWAPPSERMVMSTIIYVGTSAGTALSILMSGVLSASLGWESIFYVMGALSCIWMALWIVLIQDNPNKQRFISPEERHMITSSLGTETKVEHHPRVPWGKVFTSVPFWAILIAHTCNNFGWYMFLIEIPFYMKQVLKFNVASNAALSALPYFPMIIFSIFLGKMLDTLQSKGKISTTIARKTATSICTVIPGICLLILCFIGCRHYEAVSIMSVGIVAMGAMFSGFLSNHIDIAPNFAGTLVALTNTAATVPGIIVPIFVGFVTHGNQNIGAWRIIFGVTIVLFILEFLVFVIFGSGAEQPWNRSGAKEETEAKDEKTPLKDNVPMKP, from the exons atggcCGAGGAAGTGCCTGCCAGGGGCAGCATATTGGGCA AACTCGTGCCCGCACGCTATGTGCTCGCAATTCTCGGATCCATTGGCATGGCCATTGTCTATGGATTGAAGGTGAATCTGAGTGTTGCCATGGTTGCCATGGTGAATCACACGGCCATACATCTAATGCAGGAGGAGGGAGTCAAGCATACGATTAGCAATGTCTCGACTATCGCCCAAAATGTTGTAGAAGAATGTCACCCACCAGGCGATGTTAGCAATGTGACAGTCAAGGTTGAG AATGGACCCTTCAATTGGAGTGAACCACTGCAGGGTACCCTTTTGAGCTGTTATTTCTGGGGCTATCTCGTCTCACAGATTCCGTTGGCCCATGTGGCTGAGAACTTCTCCGCCAAGTGGGTCATGTTGTTCTCAGTGGCAATTAATGTGATTTGCACCCTGCTGACTCCGGTCTTTACGTCCGCCCATTATGGCGGTTTGATTGTGATGCGTGTGTTGGAGGGCATCGGAGGAGGAGCTTCTTTTCCGGCCATGCATGTAATGATTGCCTCTTGGGCACCACCCAGCGAACGTATGGTCATGTCCACCATCATCTATGTGGGCACCTCAGCTGGCACTGCACTCTCCATTCTTATGTCTGGTGTTCTTTCCGCCTCCCTCGGTTGGGAATCGATTTTCTATGTGATGGGCGCCCTCAGTTGCATTTGGATGGCATTGTGGATTGTTCTCATTCAGGATAATCCCAATAAGCAGCGTTTCATTAGTCCCGAGGAACGCCACATGATCACCAGCTCTCTGGGCACCGAAACAAAGGTCGAACATCATCCGAGGGTGCCATGGGGAAAGGTCTTCACATCGGTGCCATTCTGGGCTATCCTGATTGCTCACACTTGCAACAACTTTGGATGGTACATGTTCCTCATCGAGATTCCATTCTACATGAAGCAGGTGCTCAAGTTCAACGTGGCCAGCAATGCGGCCCTCAGTGCTTTGCCCTATTTCCCGATGATCATTTTCAGCATATTCCTGGGCAAAATGTTGGACACACTGCAGTCGAAAG gAAAAATAAGCACAACCATTGCCAGGAAAACGGCCACTTCGATTTGTACTGTCATTCCGGGCATCTGTCTGCTCATCCTGTGCTTCATTGGCTGTCGTCATTATGAGGCCGTCTCCATCATGTCCGTGGGCATTGTTGCCATGGGCGCCATGTTCTCCGGCTTCCTCTCCAATCACATTGATATTGCACCCAATTTTGCTGGCACTTTGGTGGCTCTGACCAACACAGCTGCTACTGTGCCTGGAATTATAGTTCCCATCTTCGTTGGCTTCGTTACACATGGAAAT CAAAATATCGGTGCCTGGCGCATTATCTTTGGGGTTACAATTGTTCTGTTTATTCTGGAGTTCCTGGTCTTTGTCATCTTTGGATCGGGCGCTGAACAGCCATGGAATCGTTCAGGTGCTAAAGAGGAAACCGAAGCTAAGGATGAGAAGACACCGCTTAAGGATAACGTACCAATGAAGCCATAA
- the LOC117781202 gene encoding sialin-like, whose amino-acid sequence MAIVYGLKVNLSVTMVAMLNHTAIVGNKAEDTQSGQCDPPDGQSTTKPEDGPFDWSEPLQGMLLGCYFWGYLVSQIPLAYLAENYSAKWVFFFSVVLNVVCTILTPPLTKLHYAGLLTMRVLEGIAGGASFPAMHIMIANWAPQTERMLIATIIYVGTSAGTASSILMSGLVSNKYGWEWVFYTMGGLSCIWIPLWIILIQDDPNKQRFISPEERDMINTSLGHLEGAKEHPALPIAKVLKSIPFLAILISHTCHNFGWYMFLIEIPFYMKQVLKFNVSSNAALSALPYIPYIVFSILLGKTLDHLQNKGKLNRTVARKIANTFSTLVPAAALTGLCFIGCRHYFAVAFMCIGIVAMGAAYSGSLSSHMDIAPKYAGMLMGMTNTVATIPGITVAQLVGYITEGNQTIAAWRTIFSIAIVLLLIEFLVYTIFGSSEKQDWNDG is encoded by the exons ATGGCCATTGTGTATGGTCTGAAAGTAAATCTGAGCGTTACAATGGTCGCAATGCTCAATCATACAGCTATAGTGGGTAATAAAGCAGAAGATACTCAGTCCGGACAGTGTGATCCACCAGATGGACAATCTACAACTAAACCTGAG GATGGACCCTTTGACTGGAGTGAGCCACTGCAGGGCATGCTCTTAGGCTGTTACTTTTGGGGCTATCTTGTCTCACAGATTCCATTGGCCTACCTGGCTGAGAATTATTCAGCCAAGTGGGTTTTCTTCTTCTCGGTAGTATTGAATGTGGTTTGTACGATTTTGACGCCTCCATTGACCAAACTACATTATGCGGGATTGCTGACAATGCGTGTCCTCGAGGGAATTGCTGGAGGGGCCTCATTCCCAGCCATGCATATCATGATTGCCAATTGGGCGCCACAAACTGAACGCATGTTGATTGCCACGATTATCTATGTTGGAACATCTGCGGGCACAGCATCCTCGATATTAATGTCCGGTTTGGTGAGCAATAAATATGGCTGGGAATGGGTTTTTTATACAATGGGCGGACTAAGTTGTATTTGGATACCATTATGGATTATATTGATTCAGGATGATCCAAATAAACAGCGTTTTATTAGTCCCGAAGAGCGTGACATGATCAACACCTCGTTGGGCCACCTCGAAGGGGCTAAAGAACATCCAGCGTTGCCGATAGCCAAGGTCCTCAAATCTATACCATTTTTGGCTATCCTGATTTCTCACACTTGCCACAACTTTGGCTGGTATATGTTCCTCATCGAGATTCCGTTTTACATGAAGCAGGTGCTGAAATTCAATGTGTCCAGTAATGCGGCTCTCAGTGCTCTACCCTATATACCCTACATAGTATTTAGTATTCTGCTTGGCAAAACATTGGACCATTTGCAAAATAAag GAAAACTTAATAGAACGGTTGCCCGGAAAATTGCGAACACGTTTTCCACATTGGTTCCTGCAGCAGCTTTGACTGGATTGTGCTTTATTGGCTGTCGGCATTATTTTGCTGTAGCTTTTATGTGCATTGGTATTGTCGCAATGGGCGCTGCGTATTCCGGTTCCCTTTCAAGTCACATGGACATTGCTCCAAAATATGCTGGCATGCTGATGGGCATGACAAATACGGTTGCCACAATACCGGGTATTACCGTTGCCCAGCTGGTTGGATATATAACCGAGGGAAAT CAAACCATAGCAGCTTGGCGAACTATCTTCAGTATTGCGATTGTTTTACTTCTCATTGAGTTTTTAGTCTACACTATATTTGGATCTAGTGAGAAGCAAGACTGGAACGATGGCTAG